GCGATCGGTGCCACCTCGACGTGGCTGATCAGCGGATGGAACGGGCGGTCGTCGACCTCGCCCTCGGCCCACAGATCCTCGTGCAGCTTCTCGCCCGGACGAAGGCCCGTGTAGACGATGCGCACCGGACGATCCGAGGCCGCGATCAACCGGCGGGCCACCTCGTCGATCCGCACCGCTTCGCCCATGTCGAGCACCAGCACCTCGCCGTCGCGCCCGATCGCCCCCGCCTGGATGACCAGCTCGACCGCCTCGGCGGTGGTCATGAAGTAGCGAGCGACCTCGGGGTGAGTGACCGTGACCGGGCCGCCCGCCTCGATCTGGGCCTCGAAGGCTCCGAGCATGGACCCCCGCGACCCCAACACGTTGCCGAAGCGCACCGACACGAACACACCGTCGGATCGCCGCGACATCTCGGCGGTGAGCCGCTCGGCGATTCGCTTGGTGTAGCCCAACACGCTGGTGGGGTTGGCCGCCTTGTCGGTGGAGATGTTGACGAACCGCTCGACGCCGACCTCGGCGCTGAGCTCGAGCAGCAGCTGGGTGCCGCCCACGTTGGTCTTCACCGCCTCGGCCGGGTGCATCTCCAGCAACGACAGGTGCTTGAGGGCCGCGGCGTGGAACACCACCTGGGGCCGGAACCGGGCGAACACCTCGACCATGCGGTCGCGGTCGCGGACATCGGCCACCACCAAGGTGGGATCGTCGAGCAGGGCCCGGCCCTCGATCGACATCTGCACCCCGTGCAACCCCGACTCGTCGCGGTCGACCATCACCAGCTCGGCAGGGTCGAACCGCCGGAGCTGACGGCACAACTCGGACCCGATCGAACCACCCGCACCGGTGACCAGCACCCGCCTGCCGGTGAGGTAGTGGGCGATCGACTCCATGTCGGTGGTGATGCCGCCCCGGCCCAACAGGTCGGCGTTGGACACCTCACGAACCTGTGACAGCGCCACGCCGTCGATCAGCTCGCGCACCGACGGCAGGACCCGCACCGCCAAGCCCAGCCCGAGCGCCTCGTCGTAGAGATCGCGGACCAGCTCGCCGCCGACGCTGGGCACGGCGATGATGAGCATCTGGGCATCGAGATCGGTGACCACCCGCTGGAGGTCGTGGCGGGTCCCCCGCACCGGGACCTTGTTCACGACCAGGTTGGCCTTGGCCGGGTCGTCGTCGAGCAGGCCCACCGGCACGTAGGCGCTGGCAGGATCGTTCACCATCTGAGAGACAAGCTGGCGACCGGCCTCGCCCGCGCCGAAGACCAGCACCGGAGAGGCGTCGTGGCGGCTCGGCCGGCGACGGCGGGCATCGAACCCCCGCCATGCGAGTCGACCCGCCGCCATGAGCACCAGCGCGCCCACCCCCGCTCCCATCGACGACGACGTGGGGACAGCGGTGTCGAGAACCAGACGGTTGACCACGACCAACAGCACCCCGGCTGCCAGCACCGTCCACACCAGCGCCACGACCTCCTCGTAGCTCGCGTAGCGCCACCTGCGGCGGTAGATGCGGGTGAACTGGGCGATGAGCAGATGCAGGGCGACCGCGGCGAACGCCGCGGCCACGATCCCCCGGGACCGGTCGGCGGGGATCGCGAACTCGTAGCGCAACCAGGTCGCCACCCACACCGCCACCGCCCACGCCACCGAGTCGGCGACCGCCTGCATGGCAGGCCAGGCCCGCGCCAACAGGCCGACCGGCCCACGATTCGAGCCGGCACGCGCACCACCGACCGTGGTGTCCGGGCCCGCTTCGCGGGGGTGTTCGATGGGATCATCCGCCAACGCTGTCGCCTCTCGTCAGGTCGTCACCGACAGTATGGCGGCCCACCATCCACTGCGACAGTCTCGGCCGAAACCTCAACTCCACCGCGATCTGTGCCGAAAGAGTGACAAGTGACCTGCATGTCGGTTAGTGTCACGCCCAGGCGGGAGCTCGTACCCGCAGGCCCGAAGGCAAGAGACAAGGAAACCTAAATGCGCAAAGCACTCGCCCTTCTCGCAACTGTCGGTGCGTTCATGATGCTGTCGTTCGGCATCGCCGGCGCCCAGGTCGACTACGACGGTGACGAGACCACCACCACGACCGAGGCGACCACCACCACCACCGAAGACGTGGTCACCACCACGACCGAGGCCCCCACCACCACCACCGAGGACCCCAGTGGTATTGAAGGCGAGGGCGACGCGACCGATCCCGGCACCCTGCCGGCCACCGGCAACGACAGCCTCCCGCTGGCCCAGATGGCCATCGTGTTGGTCGCCGCCGGCGGCATCGCCCTCCTCGCCGTGCGCCGCACCCCGGCCAAGGTGAGCACTGGCAGCTGATCCCAGCACATCGTTGACGCCCCACGAGGGCGAGTCCCACACCGGCCTCGACGAGGCCGGTGTGGCGCGTTCGAGCCCAGTCCGACCCGGTGCCCGCACCACACCGATGGTGGTCGCCTGCCTGGGGGCAGTCGCCGCGGTGCTAGCACCGGTCGAGCCCACCGCCACATCCATCGGCGATGCGTTCTGGCTCGCCGCCATCGCCGCCATCGTCACCCTGGCCGCGACCCGGGCCCATCCCATCGCGCTGGTGACGCTGTGCGGCGCGGCGGGAGCGACCACCACCGGCTGGGCCCAGGTGCTGGCCGCGGTCGCGCTGGTCATCGCCTTCGGGGCAGCCTTCGTCGACCTGCCGCGACCCCAGATCGGAAGCGCGATCGCGGGTGCACTCGCGATCAACGCCGCGCTCCGGGCCGAGCCGGTGCTCATCGGCAACCTCGCCACCGCGCTGGTGGTGACCGCAGGGGTGGGCGCTGTGCTGGTCACCGCTTACCTCGCGTCCGGGCATGCGACACGTCGCCTCGTCCA
The sequence above is drawn from the Acidimicrobiales bacterium genome and encodes:
- a CDS encoding nucleoside-diphosphate sugar epimerase/dehydratase translates to MADDPIEHPREAGPDTTVGGARAGSNRGPVGLLARAWPAMQAVADSVAWAVAVWVATWLRYEFAIPADRSRGIVAAAFAAVALHLLIAQFTRIYRRRWRYASYEEVVALVWTVLAAGVLLVVVNRLVLDTAVPTSSSMGAGVGALVLMAAGRLAWRGFDARRRRPSRHDASPVLVFGAGEAGRQLVSQMVNDPASAYVPVGLLDDDPAKANLVVNKVPVRGTRHDLQRVVTDLDAQMLIIAVPSVGGELVRDLYDEALGLGLAVRVLPSVRELIDGVALSQVREVSNADLLGRGGITTDMESIAHYLTGRRVLVTGAGGSIGSELCRQLRRFDPAELVMVDRDESGLHGVQMSIEGRALLDDPTLVVADVRDRDRMVEVFARFRPQVVFHAAALKHLSLLEMHPAEAVKTNVGGTQLLLELSAEVGVERFVNISTDKAANPTSVLGYTKRIAERLTAEMSRRSDGVFVSVRFGNVLGSRGSMLGAFEAQIEAGGPVTVTHPEVARYFMTTAEAVELVIQAGAIGRDGEVLVLDMGEAVRIDEVARRLIAASDRPVRIVYTGLRPGEKLHEDLWAEGEVDDRPFHPLISHVEVAPIAPALVNELLATPADELDAVLRRGHRAPWDSTDATIEPGTGPWA
- a CDS encoding LPXTG cell wall anchor domain-containing protein gives rise to the protein MRKALALLATVGAFMMLSFGIAGAQVDYDGDETTTTTEATTTTTEDVVTTTTEAPTTTTEDPSGIEGEGDATDPGTLPATGNDSLPLAQMAIVLVAAGGIALLAVRRTPAKVSTGS